A genome region from Paludisphaera mucosa includes the following:
- the mobF gene encoding MobF family relaxase gives MLSIAALKGGPGYYLELSSLNYYSLGGEPPPLWAGTAAKEFGLSGVAEKEHVYRLCAGYDHEAGTRALVRNASNEPGKSKRERNPGHDLTFSAPKTVSLAWSLGDDEMRKAIERAQLSAVKQALAYLEDKAGFSRVGTDGQVLVKCPLLFALFEHGTSRALDPQLHTHALLINLTKHGDGRTTAVDSTYMYHFKMASGALYRAALAENMARLGFDIEQRQLGASLGFEISGMPKELVEEFSKRRAEIEEKLNLRAGSLDAASAKYAELIAKETRRTKDTEKARGELLEEWQAVGRAYGIDAAYLRNLLTPHRTLTPEERVERKEAIAREAVTALSEQHSHFNEVDFTKALAERAAGRISARDVRELVENKLRSTDLIPLDYMQTEHRNKNLKQYIDRKEMRFSTPAIRKMEQDLIGDVERVVRGKRSDIAPRFAEEAIAATLKGGIKLEDEQAKAVHYLTSGPGVRLMTGIAGTGKTTTLKTCLDAWRRDDPGRLIWGCAVSSKVVKDMRKGFGEGIECDTLQKTLWLLDVGKLKLDSKSVVIVDEAAMLGTRQLLKLVEHVKNAPGCRLVLAGDPKQLQSIDAGGAFKYLAQKDILGYARLEVIRRQKDEWAREAVSSIEKGDVREAIEAFIKNKRFHLAESRPEAMGRLVEQWKADGGVKAPENVLLLCSLNVEARELNLKAQAARILAGEVDPEKKLFANGVNFHVGDRLQFQKPSKPLGVVNADCGIVTGVDPERMRFTVRLDDGGREVTVDLKRFKPENIRLGYASTTHKAQGSTIPHVHVLLGGPLSDMHMGYVQISRSVVSSHLFCDKHTAGGPELADLIRTLSHERQKTLAQEIIDRNQPRPPGISMER, from the coding sequence GTGTTGTCGATTGCCGCTCTGAAGGGAGGACCCGGTTACTACCTCGAACTGTCGAGCCTGAACTACTACTCGCTGGGCGGGGAGCCGCCGCCGCTCTGGGCCGGCACCGCAGCGAAAGAGTTCGGGCTTTCCGGCGTCGCCGAGAAGGAGCACGTTTACCGCTTATGTGCGGGGTACGACCACGAGGCCGGGACGAGAGCACTCGTCAGGAACGCTTCGAATGAACCTGGAAAATCGAAGCGTGAGCGAAATCCAGGGCACGATTTGACCTTCTCGGCCCCGAAGACGGTCTCCCTGGCGTGGAGCCTGGGCGACGACGAGATGAGGAAGGCCATCGAGAGGGCCCAGCTCTCGGCGGTCAAACAGGCCCTCGCCTACCTCGAAGACAAAGCCGGATTTTCGAGGGTCGGCACCGACGGCCAGGTGCTCGTGAAGTGTCCGCTGCTCTTTGCACTCTTCGAGCACGGGACGAGTCGAGCACTCGACCCGCAGCTGCACACGCACGCCCTGCTCATCAACCTCACGAAGCACGGCGACGGACGCACGACCGCGGTTGATTCAACATATATGTATCACTTCAAAATGGCTTCGGGAGCCCTGTACCGGGCTGCTTTGGCGGAAAATATGGCCAGGCTCGGATTCGATATCGAGCAGCGTCAGCTTGGAGCTTCGCTCGGCTTCGAGATTTCCGGGATGCCGAAGGAACTCGTCGAAGAGTTCTCGAAGCGTCGGGCCGAGATTGAGGAGAAGCTCAACCTACGAGCAGGAAGCCTCGACGCCGCATCGGCGAAGTACGCCGAGCTGATTGCGAAAGAAACCCGACGCACGAAAGACACGGAGAAGGCGAGAGGGGAGTTGCTCGAAGAGTGGCAGGCCGTCGGGCGAGCGTATGGGATTGATGCGGCCTACCTGAGGAATCTCCTCACACCGCATCGCACGCTCACGCCGGAGGAGCGAGTCGAACGAAAGGAAGCCATCGCCAGGGAAGCCGTCACGGCACTTTCCGAGCAGCACTCGCATTTCAACGAGGTCGATTTCACGAAGGCCTTGGCCGAGCGAGCGGCCGGGAGAATCTCCGCACGCGACGTCAGGGAGCTGGTCGAGAACAAGCTCCGGTCCACCGACCTGATTCCCCTCGACTACATGCAGACCGAGCATCGAAACAAGAATTTGAAGCAGTACATCGACAGGAAGGAGATGCGGTTCTCGACTCCCGCCATCCGGAAGATGGAGCAAGACCTCATCGGGGACGTGGAACGCGTCGTCCGGGGGAAGCGGAGCGACATCGCTCCTCGCTTCGCCGAGGAGGCGATAGCGGCCACGCTCAAGGGCGGCATCAAGCTCGAAGACGAGCAGGCGAAGGCCGTGCACTATCTGACGTCCGGCCCGGGCGTGAGGCTCATGACCGGAATCGCCGGGACCGGGAAGACGACGACCTTGAAGACGTGTCTCGACGCATGGCGACGAGACGACCCCGGGCGGTTGATTTGGGGCTGTGCCGTCTCGAGCAAAGTGGTCAAGGACATGAGGAAGGGATTCGGGGAAGGCATCGAGTGCGACACCTTGCAGAAGACGCTCTGGCTCTTGGACGTCGGCAAGCTCAAGCTCGACTCGAAGAGCGTCGTCATCGTCGATGAGGCGGCGATGCTGGGGACTCGGCAGCTGCTCAAGCTCGTCGAGCACGTGAAGAACGCACCCGGGTGTCGGCTGGTGCTCGCTGGAGACCCGAAACAGCTGCAATCCATCGATGCCGGAGGAGCTTTCAAGTACCTCGCCCAAAAAGACATCCTCGGCTACGCCCGGCTGGAGGTGATTCGACGCCAGAAGGACGAGTGGGCACGCGAAGCGGTCTCTTCCATCGAGAAGGGGGACGTCCGAGAGGCCATCGAGGCGTTCATCAAGAACAAGCGGTTCCATCTCGCGGAGAGTCGTCCAGAAGCTATGGGACGGCTCGTAGAGCAGTGGAAGGCCGATGGCGGGGTGAAGGCTCCGGAGAACGTCCTTCTGCTCTGCTCGCTCAACGTGGAGGCGAGAGAGCTGAATCTGAAGGCCCAGGCCGCTCGCATCCTCGCCGGGGAGGTGGACCCGGAGAAGAAGCTCTTCGCGAACGGTGTGAATTTCCACGTGGGGGACCGGCTCCAATTTCAGAAGCCGTCGAAGCCGCTGGGCGTCGTGAACGCCGACTGCGGCATCGTGACCGGGGTGGACCCGGAGCGGATGCGATTCACCGTGCGTCTCGACGACGGTGGTCGCGAGGTGACGGTGGACCTGAAGAGATTCAAACCGGAGAACATCCGGCTCGGCTACGCGTCGACCACGCACAAAGCTCAAGGCTCGACGATTCCACACGTGCACGTGCTCCTCGGCGGACCGCTCAGCGACATGCACATGGGGTACGTCCAGATTTCTCGGAGCGTCGTCAGCTCGCATCTCTTCTGCGACAAGCACACAGCAGGAGGGCCGGAGCTTGCGGACTTGATTCGCACGCTCAGCCACGAGCGGCAGAAGACTCTGGCTCAGGAAATCATCGATAGGAACCAGCCGAGACCGCCGGGGATTTCCATGGAGAGGTAG